One genomic window of Desulfurococcus mucosus DSM 2162 includes the following:
- a CDS encoding phosphate uptake regulator PhoU gives MAGTERRRVQKTGSSSFIITLPKEWVDSVGLKSGDYVNVEKYGDKLVIIPPSTEMTQMKASIKVSPEISVDQVFRMLLAMYLSGYNTITITFDPGTPDLAKFISDVKNTARIKLAGVEVVEESFNSVTFKILLNIKELPLISAMRRLHLIVNNMMEDVKTLLRTMDENVAYAIIQRDDEADRFHHMIVRELSMALLDVRVQHELGITNVVEALSYRIIARNLERIADHNVNIARRVLAMKKTSGSDIVYKLVVKASDLFNKAMGALYSLSRRDAEEVIQSSRALVDEIEKTIYEEIINSTLPDNEKAGLTLICDSIRRIARYSNGIAESVLNIKAAKNPSVEVK, from the coding sequence ATGGCTGGTACTGAGAGGAGAAGGGTTCAGAAAACCGGGTCGTCGTCATTTATCATAACTCTTCCAAAGGAGTGGGTGGACTCAGTCGGGTTGAAGAGCGGCGACTACGTGAACGTCGAGAAGTACGGTGACAAACTAGTGATAATACCCCCGTCGACGGAGATGACGCAGATGAAGGCCTCCATAAAGGTGAGCCCCGAGATCTCGGTTGACCAGGTATTCAGGATGCTCCTCGCCATGTATCTCTCAGGCTACAACACTATAACAATAACATTCGACCCGGGGACCCCGGATCTAGCGAAGTTCATCAGCGACGTCAAGAACACGGCGAGGATAAAGCTCGCAGGCGTCGAGGTCGTCGAGGAGTCCTTCAACAGCGTTACATTCAAGATACTATTAAACATAAAGGAGCTCCCCTTGATAAGCGCCATGAGGAGACTCCACTTAATAGTCAACAACATGATGGAAGACGTGAAGACACTGCTGAGAACCATGGATGAGAACGTCGCATACGCGATAATACAGAGGGATGACGAGGCGGATAGATTCCACCACATGATCGTAAGGGAGCTCAGCATGGCCCTCCTCGATGTAAGAGTGCAGCACGAGCTAGGGATAACGAACGTTGTTGAAGCATTAAGCTACAGGATCATAGCGAGGAACCTTGAGAGGATAGCCGACCACAACGTCAACATAGCTAGAAGAGTGCTCGCCATGAAGAAGACAAGCGGCTCCGACATAGTCTACAAGCTCGTGGTGAAGGCATCAGACCTCTTCAACAAGGCTATGGGCGCTCTCTACAGCCTCAGCAGGAGGGACGCCGAGGAGGTGATACAGAGCTCCCGTGCACTCGTAGATGAAATAGAGAAAACCATATACGAGGAGATAATAAACTCAACACTACCCGACAACGAGAAGGCGGGGCTCACCCTTATATGTGACAGCATAAGGAGGATAGCCAGGTACTCGAACGGCATAGCGGAATCCGTGCTCAACATAAAGGCGGCTAAGAATCCATCGGTCGAAGTAAAATAG
- a CDS encoding DUF3096 domain-containing protein encodes MAEEKLQELMKKYLGVSVPRLFAGVLMLVFGLLILVLPELLNLLIAAYLIIEGLLVIIDEYVKSRITSTVAQKP; translated from the coding sequence ATGGCTGAGGAGAAGCTCCAGGAGTTGATGAAGAAGTATCTGGGCGTCAGCGTGCCAAGGCTCTTCGCAGGCGTGTTAATGCTGGTCTTCGGGCTCCTAATACTGGTGCTACCAGAGTTATTGAATCTCTTAATCGCAGCCTACCTTATAATCGAGGGGCTACTAGTCATAATCGACGAGTACGTTAAAAGTAGGATTACATCAACAGTCGCGCAGAAGCCTTAA
- a CDS encoding TldD/PmbA family protein, whose amino-acid sequence MHLRILREALDKGFQEAVVRVVESTRTMAKIANSEPSVVQHWRSLDVGLYLVKDRRIMVAEVKGLDPARTSYTLSQLLSLAGKLRESELYAPLPEPGEPVGVGNLVDSEVIRYIEDPSSLAEEVITAAHEEKVDYVAGMIDLKHEKEYLASSKGFEGTHEYTSMESYLRAFAGEEGSGQWSTCSTRLRRDKLVEMARIAARYAVDSRSRQDIEPGVYDLVLSPMVFGNLLDYISYMASGFSIMTGMSMFMGNKPGDKVASEKLTLIDNPHEPELPGSRGFDMEGARTSVKPIIERGVLANILHNSKTAAKFNTVTTGNAGWISPEPWNLIVEPGDYGMDELIGEVRRGILVNNNWYTRFQNYVEGEFSTITRDALFLIENGGIKAAVRKIRIADRLGKVLRNIDGLTRERYDVKWWEVSYPTRAPYILVRGVNTSKHTA is encoded by the coding sequence ATGCATCTAAGAATACTCAGGGAGGCCCTGGACAAGGGTTTCCAGGAGGCGGTGGTCAGAGTAGTTGAGTCGACTAGAACAATGGCTAAGATAGCTAACAGCGAGCCAAGCGTGGTGCAGCACTGGCGGAGCCTGGATGTAGGCCTATACCTTGTGAAAGATAGAAGGATAATGGTTGCAGAAGTCAAGGGGCTTGACCCGGCGAGGACGAGCTACACGCTGAGCCAGCTGCTCTCCCTGGCAGGCAAGCTCAGGGAGTCCGAGCTCTACGCTCCCCTCCCAGAGCCCGGTGAACCCGTAGGGGTCGGCAACCTGGTGGACAGCGAGGTAATCAGGTACATTGAGGATCCATCAAGCCTAGCCGAGGAGGTTATCACGGCTGCACACGAGGAGAAAGTAGACTACGTGGCCGGCATGATCGACCTTAAACATGAGAAGGAGTACCTAGCGTCCTCCAAGGGGTTTGAAGGAACCCACGAGTACACCTCCATGGAGTCCTATCTGAGGGCCTTCGCAGGAGAAGAGGGGAGCGGTCAGTGGAGCACGTGCTCCACAAGGCTTAGAAGAGACAAGCTCGTCGAGATGGCTAGGATAGCCGCTAGATACGCTGTTGACTCCAGGAGTAGGCAGGACATAGAGCCCGGTGTCTACGACCTAGTGCTCTCCCCCATGGTCTTCGGAAACCTGCTCGACTACATATCATACATGGCTTCAGGCTTCAGCATAATGACAGGGATGTCGATGTTCATGGGGAACAAGCCTGGCGACAAGGTGGCCTCCGAGAAGCTGACACTGATAGATAATCCACATGAACCAGAGCTACCGGGTAGCAGGGGATTCGACATGGAGGGAGCCAGGACATCGGTTAAGCCAATAATAGAGAGGGGAGTGTTAGCCAACATACTGCACAACTCTAAGACAGCGGCCAAGTTCAACACTGTGACCACGGGGAATGCGGGATGGATATCGCCTGAGCCATGGAACCTGATCGTTGAACCCGGTGACTACGGGATGGATGAGCTCATCGGTGAAGTGAGGAGAGGTATACTTGTAAACAACAACTGGTATACCAGGTTCCAGAACTACGTGGAGGGAGAGTTCTCCACTATAACGAGGGATGCATTATTCCTCATCGAGAACGGTGGGATTAAGGCAGCGGTCAGGAAGATAAGGATAGCGGATAGGCTTGGAAAAGTGTTGAGGAACATAGACGGGTTGACAAGGGAGAGGTATGATGTCAAGTGGTGGGAGGTAAGCTACCCGACGAGGGCGCCCTACATACTTGTGAGAGGAGTGAACACGTCTAAGCACACGGCTTAG
- a CDS encoding TldD/PmbA family protein, translating to MLDLVEYAVRLAGELGASYGEARFHGVSGLNIYTRNGGVVGSGVVSRSGIGVRVLVNGALGFAATPELSRDGVRRAVERAVGLARAASRLMRRPLRLDDSRLGRARYSVEPAKPFDSLPVDEKVEYLTGLWRSVQGSTREARVPVLTVTYNEWVEEKIIVNSDGGYVESRIPRITMYYNVVVSSPVKGSLQRWEQLGGSGGVELLDKWRLHEKLPVELARYEEILFKAVPPPTDPVDVIVGSEIVGLIVHESCGHPSEADRILGREAAQAGKSFIKPGMTGVRIGSEHATVIDDPTIPGSYGFYLYDDEAVPAGPRYLYKEGLIHEHLQNRFTAPFYGVRSNGAARAMDYASEPIVRMANTYLKPGDMRFEELLESVRRGVYIKSYMEWNIDDERWSQRYVGLEAYIVENGELKEYVRNPVLEVTTRSFYSSIDAVDRNLEFYAGTCGKGEPAQGVPVWFGGPNVKLKGIRLRSTAG from the coding sequence GTGCTGGATCTGGTTGAGTATGCTGTGAGGTTGGCGGGCGAGCTCGGTGCGTCTTATGGTGAGGCCAGGTTCCACGGTGTCAGCGGGCTGAATATCTATACGAGGAATGGCGGTGTGGTTGGTTCAGGCGTTGTCAGCCGTAGCGGTATAGGTGTGAGGGTCTTGGTGAATGGTGCGCTTGGCTTTGCTGCGACGCCTGAGTTGAGTAGGGATGGTGTGAGGAGGGCTGTTGAGAGGGCTGTGGGGCTTGCCCGGGCTGCGTCGAGGCTTATGAGGAGGCCTCTGAGGCTTGATGACTCGAGGCTTGGGAGGGCGAGGTACTCTGTGGAGCCTGCGAAGCCGTTTGACTCGCTCCCGGTTGACGAGAAGGTTGAGTACTTGACCGGGTTGTGGAGGAGTGTTCAGGGCTCGACGAGGGAGGCCCGTGTCCCCGTGTTGACTGTGACGTATAATGAGTGGGTTGAGGAGAAAATAATAGTAAACAGTGATGGAGGATACGTCGAGTCAAGGATACCGAGGATAACCATGTACTATAATGTCGTCGTCTCCTCACCGGTGAAGGGGAGCCTGCAGAGATGGGAGCAACTGGGGGGCAGCGGCGGGGTGGAGTTGTTAGATAAGTGGCGGCTCCACGAGAAGCTACCGGTGGAGCTTGCAAGGTACGAGGAGATATTGTTCAAGGCGGTTCCACCCCCAACCGACCCCGTTGACGTCATCGTGGGGAGCGAGATAGTCGGGTTAATAGTGCACGAGTCATGTGGACACCCAAGCGAAGCAGACAGGATCCTTGGGCGTGAAGCAGCCCAGGCCGGTAAAAGCTTCATAAAGCCAGGGATGACTGGTGTGAGGATAGGGAGCGAGCACGCCACAGTGATAGACGACCCCACTATACCCGGGAGCTACGGGTTCTACCTCTACGATGACGAAGCCGTCCCCGCGGGACCAAGATACCTCTACAAGGAGGGCTTGATACACGAGCACCTCCAGAACAGGTTCACGGCACCCTTCTACGGTGTGCGGAGTAATGGAGCGGCGAGAGCCATGGACTATGCGAGCGAGCCCATAGTTAGAATGGCTAACACCTACCTGAAGCCCGGTGACATGAGGTTCGAGGAACTGCTTGAATCAGTGAGGAGAGGCGTGTACATTAAATCCTACATGGAGTGGAATATTGATGATGAACGATGGAGTCAGAGATACGTTGGGCTGGAGGCATACATTGTTGAGAACGGGGAGCTCAAGGAGTATGTGAGGAACCCTGTGCTCGAGGTGACCACGAGATCCTTCTACAGTAGTATAGACGCAGTCGACAGGAACCTGGAGTTCTATGCCGGTACATGCGGTAAAGGTGAGCCCGCGCAGGGTGTACCCGTATGGTTCGGGGGACCCAACGTCAAGCTCAAAGGAATAAGGCTTAGGAGCACAGCGGGGTGA
- a CDS encoding endonuclease V, with the protein MSLFDYRRAVRLQEALSRRVLEEAASFPGLDPSRVRLVAGVDAAYGGGVQAGCAVLVDYASSTQLAYTCHVREPPIPYVPGLLAFREAPVYIKALRKLPENPDIILVDGHGLTHPRALGIATHIGLVLGKPTIGVAKNPLYGEEKTVNGRRLITAHGVTAGEILEPVKGVKLYVSIGYLIRLEDAVTVVKHLMKPGLKLPLPLHLADKYSKNTARQGYIASKKK; encoded by the coding sequence ATGAGCCTCTTCGACTACAGGCGGGCTGTAAGGCTTCAGGAAGCATTATCCAGGAGGGTGCTCGAGGAGGCTGCATCCTTCCCAGGGCTCGATCCATCCAGGGTTAGGCTGGTCGCAGGGGTTGACGCGGCATACGGGGGCGGGGTTCAAGCAGGGTGCGCCGTCCTCGTGGACTACGCCTCCAGCACGCAGTTAGCGTACACGTGCCATGTACGTGAGCCGCCGATCCCCTACGTACCCGGGCTCCTCGCGTTCAGGGAGGCACCAGTATATATTAAAGCCCTGAGGAAGCTGCCGGAAAACCCCGACATAATACTCGTCGACGGACACGGGTTAACCCACCCCAGGGCACTCGGCATAGCAACCCACATAGGGCTAGTCCTCGGGAAACCCACCATAGGCGTCGCCAAGAACCCCCTCTACGGCGAGGAGAAAACCGTGAACGGCAGGAGACTCATCACAGCACACGGAGTAACAGCCGGCGAAATACTGGAACCAGTGAAAGGAGTCAAGCTATACGTCAGCATAGGCTACCTAATCAGGCTCGAAGACGCCGTCACAGTAGTCAAACACCTCATGAAACCAGGGCTCAAACTACCACTACCACTACACCTAGCAGACAAATACTCAAAGAACACAGCTAGACAAGGATATATAGCATCCAAGAAGAAATAA
- a CDS encoding nucleotidyltransferase — MAFKQGELARVLETLLDEGVKFTVIGDTVVQLALGRETLEGDLDLFTYEPSPLLEAGFYRELAARHGWEASTTELGTVKLIVPLSEDYLNVELYENYMDIEIPEEILGKAEPVRVNSVEAPMIPVEAYLVLKARQGVGLDKLAEYVKQLRKTIDVRLVDELAAQYPEDEYETIVSRLRSIGLDI, encoded by the coding sequence ATGGCTTTCAAGCAGGGGGAACTAGCCAGAGTCCTCGAAACACTGCTAGACGAGGGCGTCAAGTTCACAGTTATAGGGGACACAGTGGTGCAGTTAGCCCTTGGCAGGGAGACACTGGAGGGCGACCTAGACTTATTCACATACGAGCCAAGCCCCCTCCTCGAAGCAGGCTTCTACCGCGAGCTAGCTGCTAGACATGGATGGGAGGCATCCACAACGGAGCTCGGCACGGTTAAACTAATAGTGCCCTTAAGCGAGGACTACCTCAACGTGGAGCTCTACGAGAACTACATGGACATAGAGATCCCCGAGGAGATACTTGGAAAAGCGGAGCCCGTGAGAGTCAACAGTGTTGAAGCCCCAATGATACCCGTGGAAGCATACCTTGTCCTCAAAGCCAGGCAGGGAGTCGGCTTAGACAAGCTGGCCGAGTACGTTAAACAGTTGAGGAAAACAATCGATGTAAGGCTCGTAGACGAGCTCGCCGCACAATACCCTGAGGACGAGTATGAAACCATAGTGAGCAGGTTGAGGAGCATAGGGCTCGACATCTAG
- a CDS encoding 50S ribosomal protein L40e, with protein sequence MPVNNPELQKIVFNRVLNKTVCRRCGALNPPGATKCRRCKAKGTLRPKKAVRTATKAA encoded by the coding sequence GTGCCCGTGAACAACCCTGAGCTCCAGAAAATAGTCTTCAACAGGGTGCTCAACAAAACAGTGTGTAGAAGGTGCGGTGCACTCAACCCGCCGGGTGCAACCAAGTGCAGGAGATGTAAGGCGAAGGGGACCCTGCGCCCTAAGAAAGCCGTGAGGACGGCTACGAAGGCGGCTTAA
- a CDS encoding lysylphosphatidylglycerol synthase transmembrane domain-containing protein, with the protein MAAVKPPPPLYTLCGEIFFKGARCLSLGAVCGVHSVRSISLSAGMVAAVALATVVILVYSVVTSSLGALPGLLSADTAFSAALITLGWVVSAVRLKLLLESYGGRVRLPLLDAVAIRLIGGLVANITPSSIGGEPARAYYVSRRTGLGMAESYALVIYEVYYDVIAVNLAGVFLSIQALPLSTPVLLVAVFMSTSWLYASFKVSKTGRSVGDGSSLPRWVPGFLRSRFNALYARYLEFARSYSSVSSSIPLRVKAAAWALTLVYHTIWGLAVVPFTGSAALPLAARAVEAYFLMQSFSSLPTPGGSGAAEYGLSLLLDPSTVVKYRVLYYYYGVVVGLAVLAAYDSLLRRMGKTSG; encoded by the coding sequence GTGGCAGCGGTTAAGCCGCCTCCCCCATTATATACCCTTTGCGGGGAGATATTCTTCAAGGGAGCCCGGTGCCTCAGCCTAGGAGCCGTGTGCGGGGTGCACTCGGTGAGATCCATTAGTCTCAGCGCCGGCATGGTTGCCGCAGTAGCCTTGGCCACAGTCGTCATCCTGGTTTACAGTGTAGTTACATCATCCCTTGGAGCACTACCCGGCCTCCTTTCAGCCGACACCGCTTTCTCAGCCGCCCTTATAACCCTCGGCTGGGTTGTCTCAGCAGTCAGGTTGAAGCTCCTCCTGGAGTCCTATGGGGGGAGGGTTCGCCTACCCTTACTCGATGCGGTGGCGATCAGGCTTATAGGCGGCCTAGTCGCGAATATCACTCCCTCATCGATCGGTGGTGAACCGGCTAGGGCGTACTATGTGTCCAGGAGGACTGGGTTAGGCATGGCTGAATCATACGCGCTCGTCATATATGAGGTCTACTACGATGTCATAGCTGTGAACCTTGCGGGAGTATTCCTCAGCATCCAGGCCCTCCCGTTGAGCACCCCGGTTCTACTCGTAGCCGTGTTCATGTCTACGTCATGGCTCTACGCGTCCTTCAAGGTGTCTAAGACCGGGAGGAGCGTGGGGGATGGTTCAAGCCTGCCTCGATGGGTGCCGGGGTTCTTGAGGAGCCGGTTTAACGCTTTATACGCCAGGTACTTGGAGTTCGCGAGGAGCTATAGCTCCGTCTCCTCCAGTATCCCTTTAAGGGTGAAGGCTGCTGCATGGGCTTTAACCCTTGTATACCACACTATATGGGGTCTCGCAGTAGTCCCCTTCACGGGTTCAGCCGCCCTGCCCCTGGCTGCCAGGGCTGTTGAAGCATACTTCCTGATGCAGTCTTTCAGCTCGCTTCCAACACCGGGTGGGAGCGGTGCAGCCGAGTATGGTTTATCACTGCTCCTGGATCCATCGACCGTGGTTAAGTACAGGGTCCTCTACTACTACTATGGTGTCGTAGTCGGGTTAGCTGTACTGGCAGCCTACGACAGCCTGCTCAGGAGGATGGGTAAAACAAGTGGTTGA
- the prf1 gene encoding peptide chain release factor aRF-1 gives MDKQRLREILKELKKWKAHATILLSLYIPPGRPISDVLNLLRQELSVADNIKLKKTRNAVERALSVAIERVSKIPKVPDKGLVLFTGENPDTGESITVMLIPPEDVPVFFYRTDKVFHTEFLEDMVSESNMVGLLIVERDAATIGLLKGNRLQVVEELEDYIPGKHQKGGQSQRRYDRIIEQMVEDFYKRVGEHVNKAFLPLLEQGKLKAILVGGPAYAKYDFMEKDYMDYRLKKIVLPEFIDVAYQGEPGLREMILKAGDALKEQEYAETLKALEEFKYHLAKDDGMIVYGDEEVRNALEMGLVETLLIGESREDVEEWLDLARKRGAKPLVLSDDIPEGEWFTKTFNGLAGILRTRITW, from the coding sequence GTGGATAAGCAGAGACTCAGGGAGATACTGAAGGAGTTGAAGAAGTGGAAGGCGCATGCAACAATACTGCTCAGCCTCTACATACCTCCGGGGAGGCCGATCAGCGACGTCCTCAACCTGCTGCGGCAGGAGCTCTCAGTAGCAGACAACATAAAGCTCAAGAAGACGAGGAACGCTGTGGAGAGAGCGCTCTCAGTAGCCATTGAGAGGGTCAGCAAGATCCCGAAGGTACCGGACAAGGGCCTAGTCCTGTTCACGGGTGAAAACCCTGACACAGGTGAATCCATAACGGTGATGCTGATCCCGCCGGAGGACGTCCCAGTCTTCTTCTACAGGACTGATAAAGTATTCCACACGGAGTTCCTGGAGGACATGGTGAGCGAGTCCAACATGGTCGGCCTCCTCATAGTGGAACGGGATGCAGCCACCATAGGCTTGTTGAAGGGGAACAGGCTCCAAGTAGTTGAGGAGCTCGAAGACTACATACCCGGTAAACACCAGAAGGGAGGGCAGAGCCAGAGGAGATACGACAGGATCATAGAGCAGATGGTGGAGGACTTCTACAAGAGGGTTGGAGAACACGTGAACAAGGCTTTCCTACCCCTCCTCGAGCAAGGCAAGTTGAAGGCCATACTCGTCGGGGGGCCAGCGTACGCTAAGTATGATTTCATGGAGAAGGACTACATGGATTACAGGTTGAAGAAGATAGTGCTCCCAGAGTTCATTGATGTAGCCTACCAGGGGGAGCCCGGCCTCCGTGAAATGATATTGAAGGCTGGCGACGCGTTGAAGGAGCAGGAGTACGCTGAAACACTTAAAGCACTCGAGGAGTTCAAGTACCACCTAGCCAAGGATGACGGCATGATAGTCTACGGGGATGAAGAGGTCCGCAACGCGCTTGAAATGGGGCTGGTGGAAACACTGCTCATAGGGGAATCCAGAGAGGATGTAGAGGAGTGGCTTGACCTAGCTAGGAAACGCGGTGCTAAACCACTCGTCCTCAGCGACGACATACCTGAGGGGGAGTGGTTCACTAAGACCTTCAACGGCTTAGCCGGGATACTCAGGACACGGATAACGTGGTAG
- a CDS encoding class II glutamine amidotransferase, whose amino-acid sequence MVLDMCRLLAAWLRDGMIDSLNDVLHAFAESSRFDPYLEKVSSGKSREHDDGWGVAAVGYGGNPSVVYQRMLEPIYSENSLRILDLVARRLRRYSEVYVLIHARKSSRNEPYGQDYTHPFMRLMDNGALWFAHNGGADKEALARVLGVYPWVRVDSELLGYFIMGLIDECVSGGGGLDECVGKAYAEGLRFIPGASGYNTGLLALVSKTASLYVSHKVLGNPSPELAEYYRIISYASREAVLAGSITIREYMPGSLRKSLNEGLLEPGVYRIGAGGLTRVASL is encoded by the coding sequence ATGGTGCTCGACATGTGCAGGCTCCTAGCGGCTTGGCTGAGAGACGGGATGATTGACTCCTTGAACGACGTACTCCACGCTTTCGCGGAGAGCAGCAGGTTCGACCCCTACCTTGAGAAAGTCAGCTCCGGGAAGAGCAGGGAGCATGATGATGGATGGGGTGTAGCGGCAGTCGGCTACGGCGGTAACCCCAGCGTGGTCTACCAGAGGATGCTTGAACCCATATACTCGGAGAACAGTCTCAGAATCCTCGACCTCGTTGCAAGGAGACTCAGGAGGTATAGCGAGGTCTACGTGCTCATCCACGCCCGTAAATCCTCTAGGAACGAGCCCTACGGGCAAGACTACACACACCCCTTCATGAGGCTCATGGATAATGGTGCACTATGGTTCGCCCACAACGGGGGAGCCGACAAGGAGGCATTGGCAAGAGTACTCGGCGTCTACCCGTGGGTCAGGGTTGACTCAGAGCTCCTGGGCTACTTCATCATGGGGCTTATAGATGAATGCGTCAGCGGGGGCGGAGGCCTCGATGAATGCGTCGGGAAAGCCTACGCCGAGGGGTTAAGGTTCATACCGGGTGCATCAGGCTATAACACGGGGTTACTGGCATTGGTCTCGAAGACCGCCTCACTCTACGTGTCACATAAGGTTCTAGGGAACCCGTCCCCCGAGCTGGCAGAGTACTATAGGATCATATCGTATGCGTCGAGGGAAGCCGTGTTAGCTGGGTCAATAACTATAAGGGAGTACATGCCGGGGTCCCTGAGGAAGAGCCTCAACGAGGGATTACTGGAGCCAGGCGTCTACAGGATCGGGGCGGGAGGGCTTACACGAGTAGCCAGCCTATAG
- a CDS encoding ATP-NAD kinase family protein — protein MVQCSRVVKVGFIVNPIAGMGGRVGLKGTDGEAYKTALERGAEPVSPRRAVEFLNHVSSKCFEIYSAPGIMGADEVSESVHRDRLAMIVGSTRKGASTTREDTVRIAGEMKRLVDILVFVGGDGTARDIHEAVDGELPVLGVPSGVKMYSSVFAVNPRAAAELLVRFINGETVIEEREVVDVDEHAFRLDRVSLRIYGYVKTPVYHGLLQSSKSVYAGMDEELNKEAIAEYIVETMEHGTPYILGPGSTVKAVCSKLGVSCTLLGVDVVLNGGVVVKDAWEKHLLEILDTYGTAKLVVTPIGGQGFLFGRGNQQLSPRVLSLIGRSNVIVVATESKIRQLKELLIDTGDPAVDKMLEGYYKVVVGYGRYRVVKAVSYV, from the coding sequence GTGGTACAGTGCAGTAGAGTGGTAAAAGTAGGCTTCATAGTCAACCCTATCGCCGGCATGGGCGGCAGGGTGGGCTTGAAGGGGACTGATGGAGAAGCATATAAGACTGCACTGGAGAGAGGGGCTGAACCTGTTTCCCCGCGGAGGGCAGTAGAGTTCCTCAACCACGTGTCATCAAAGTGCTTTGAAATATACTCGGCACCAGGCATCATGGGGGCTGACGAGGTCTCGGAGAGCGTTCACAGGGATAGGCTTGCAATGATAGTGGGCTCCACGCGTAAAGGAGCCTCCACCACGAGGGAGGACACGGTTAGGATCGCCGGCGAGATGAAGAGGCTGGTAGACATCCTGGTATTCGTGGGCGGCGACGGCACTGCACGCGACATCCATGAAGCCGTTGATGGTGAACTACCAGTGCTCGGGGTGCCAAGCGGGGTTAAAATGTATAGTAGCGTGTTCGCGGTCAACCCCCGTGCAGCGGCCGAGCTACTGGTGAGGTTCATAAACGGTGAAACAGTGATCGAGGAGCGGGAGGTAGTGGACGTCGACGAGCATGCCTTCAGGCTGGACAGGGTTTCCCTGAGGATCTACGGGTACGTGAAGACCCCTGTATACCATGGGCTACTGCAGTCGAGTAAAAGCGTGTACGCAGGGATGGATGAGGAGCTCAACAAGGAGGCCATAGCAGAGTACATAGTTGAAACCATGGAGCATGGAACACCCTACATCCTTGGACCGGGCTCAACGGTTAAAGCAGTGTGCTCGAAGCTAGGGGTCTCCTGCACCCTCCTCGGCGTAGACGTCGTGCTCAACGGTGGAGTAGTCGTCAAGGATGCATGGGAGAAGCACCTCCTAGAGATCCTTGACACATATGGCACAGCTAAACTAGTTGTCACACCCATAGGGGGTCAAGGCTTCCTCTTCGGGAGGGGAAACCAGCAGCTCTCCCCAAGGGTTCTCTCACTGATCGGGCGTAGCAACGTGATCGTCGTGGCCACGGAGTCCAAGATAAGGCAGCTCAAGGAGCTCCTCATAGACACAGGCGACCCAGCCGTGGATAAGATGCTTGAAGGCTACTACAAGGTCGTGGTTGGCTACGGGAGATACCGGGTTGTGAAAGCAGTCTCCTACGTGTAA
- a CDS encoding metallophosphoesterase gives MSVLENLAREAVETARDPGRFADLIAGSISLLGSDGASFKVHRPGVVEFTDASGITFIGDIHGDFYSLIAVLENTLPRIAGGGTVVFLGDYADRGYAQLESLALVLLLKKYYPERVVLLRGNHEPPEWLKPYPHDLPSVLAERFSGDAARLYGLLTRFFNHLPLIGFRRGGFIAVHGGPPLKSIRSSRLEEAFEIGSPEFSAETLESVLWSDPTELGVEAVPSPRGAGYLYGPGFTAKALSLVDGGFIVRGHEYVDGYKEMHGGRVITVFSAPLVYELRYAGIVVYSERGGERSVEKVLVEPKRPG, from the coding sequence ATGAGTGTGCTCGAGAACCTTGCAAGGGAGGCTGTGGAGACGGCGAGGGACCCTGGGAGGTTCGCCGACCTCATAGCTGGATCCATAAGCCTTCTGGGTTCAGACGGCGCCTCCTTCAAGGTTCACAGGCCAGGCGTAGTTGAGTTCACGGATGCCTCGGGCATCACGTTCATAGGCGACATCCACGGCGACTTCTACTCGTTGATCGCGGTGCTCGAAAACACTCTCCCAAGGATAGCAGGCGGCGGCACAGTAGTATTCCTCGGCGACTACGCTGACAGAGGGTATGCTCAACTCGAGTCACTCGCACTCGTCCTATTGTTGAAGAAGTATTACCCGGAGAGAGTCGTCTTGCTCAGAGGGAACCATGAACCCCCTGAATGGCTTAAACCATACCCCCACGACCTGCCAAGCGTGCTGGCTGAAAGGTTCAGCGGGGACGCAGCCCGATTATATGGGTTGCTCACAAGGTTCTTCAACCACCTCCCGTTGATAGGGTTTAGGAGGGGAGGCTTCATAGCGGTTCACGGCGGCCCACCCTTAAAGTCTATTAGGAGCAGTAGGCTTGAAGAAGCCTTCGAGATAGGGTCCCCTGAGTTCTCAGCTGAAACCCTGGAGTCAGTGCTCTGGAGTGATCCAACGGAGCTGGGGGTTGAAGCAGTTCCATCGCCCCGGGGAGCAGGCTACCTGTATGGACCCGGCTTCACGGCTAAGGCGTTGAGCCTCGTGGACGGCGGCTTCATAGTGAGGGGGCATGAGTATGTCGACGGCTACAAGGAGATGCACGGCGGCCGCGTGATCACAGTGTTCTCAGCCCCCTTAGTCTACGAGCTCAGGTATGCTGGTATAGTGGTTTACAGTGAGAGAGGCGGGGAGCGCAGCGTTGAGAAAGTACTGGTGGAGCCTAAGCGTCCAGGGTAG